Proteins from one Macrobrachium rosenbergii isolate ZJJX-2024 chromosome 14, ASM4041242v1, whole genome shotgun sequence genomic window:
- the LOC136845861 gene encoding achaete-scute complex protein T4-like → MSATTTQRLVPIRPSPHKSVTTVSKSVTVITTTASPGTLTPPKTGLKRKLEEESNTEPVKCKRRINFGVGYVVSPAPVAVARRNARERNRVKQVNNGFATLRQHIPGAAKAKKISKVETLKQAVEYIRSLQELLEDHDALMHRTNSLVTSQQSSPAPKAPSLPYTNAVAPTTVISQSQYRVPQYLGYYYSENVSPVPASVYPASAAAVSPTCSDAAVSPTPSYDSTFSAPEVTTATPAGVVTSISSIFPSSNLALPIQNGDNGSPAALPDTYVDPLIDTYDAVGAAEDDDVLLDAIALWQQCQ, encoded by the coding sequence ATGTCGGCCACTACTACACAGCGCCTGGTGCCTATTCGGCCGTCACCTCACAAATCCGTCACGACAGTGTCCAAGAGCGTGACTGTGATCACCACAACGGCTTCGCCGGGGACCTTAACGCCCCCGAAGACGGGTCTTAAAAGAAAATTGGAAGAAGAGTCTAATACCGAGCCAGTGAAGTGCAAACGGAGAATCAACTTTGGCGTCGGGTACGTGGTGTCGCCAGCGCCTGTGGCCGTCGCCAGGCGAAACGCCCGCGAGAGAAACAGAGTTAAACAAGTGAACAACGGCTTCGCCACCCTCCGCCAGCACATCCCAGGGGCAGCCAAAGCCAAGAAGATCAGTAAAGTGGAAACCCTGAAACAGGCCGTCGAGTACATCCGATCCCTTCAGGAGCTACTGGAGGATCACGACGCCCTCATGCACCGCACGAATTCCCTCGTGACGTCCCAGCAGTCGTCGCCGGCACCCAAGGCGCCCTCCCTCCCTTACACGAACGCCGTGGCGCCCACCACCGTCATATCCCAGTCTCAGTACAGGGTGCCCCAGTACCTCGGTTACTACTACAGTGAAAACGTGTCCCCCGTACCTGCGTCAGTGTATCCCGCTAGTGCCGCGGCCGTGTCCCCGACCTGTAGCGACGCAGCGGTCTCGCCCACGCCTTCCTACGACTCAACGTTTTCTGCTCCCGAAGTCACGACGGCGACGCCGGCAGGGGTCGTCACCAGCATCAGCAGTATATTCCCCTCGAGCAACTTGGCCCTTCCCATCCAGAACGGGGACAACGGGTCTCCCGCGGCGCTGCCTGATACGTATGTCGATCCTCTAATAGACACCTACGACGCCGTCGGAGCTGCCGAGGACGATGACGTCCTTCTGGACGCCATCGCCCTATGGCAACAGTGTCAGTAA